The following are encoded in a window of Haloarcula halophila genomic DNA:
- a CDS encoding BolA/IbaG family iron-sulfur metabolism protein translates to MDESQVKALIEGELPEAVATVTTPRDPDDDKHYAVEVVSPAFEGKSLVDQHQLVHDALGEHLTTEIHAIELTTETPADAN, encoded by the coding sequence ATGGACGAAAGCCAAGTCAAGGCCCTCATCGAGGGGGAGCTTCCGGAGGCGGTAGCGACCGTGACCACACCGCGTGACCCCGACGACGACAAACACTACGCCGTCGAAGTCGTCTCACCCGCCTTCGAAGGGAAGTCCCTGGTCGACCAGCACCAACTCGTCCACGACGCCTTGGGCGAGCATCTGACCACCGAGATCCACGCGATCGAGTTGACGACCGAGACACCCGCCGACGCGAACTGA